From one Rhodoferax sp. PAMC 29310 genomic stretch:
- a CDS encoding helix-turn-helix domain-containing protein, whose protein sequence is MRPAPNSPTTDLRLAAIDHARRIVIQEREALTVNGLSPWVQRSWQRCLSFGFQPGEAVHFDLLSQAEMHRTMDANRQLVQTARPLLEKLGQAISGTDYFAILTNANGVVVDVNGQIDRSDRRASLITRIGVDLSESKIGTNAIGSALAEHQPVWLHRGEHFFNETSHYSCAGAPLFGPNGACVGMLDVTGIDAVERPELKHLVAQCASKIENALLLSKTHSLMIRLNWPGNTMGSDGDGMLCLDTDGMVMGANTIARQMVPNLTTPNLGAVHVSELFGVPAEFLFDAVRRSDPGIEIPLWSGLRLQALPVERRYEERQTAGAVRPMVAQQRPLKDIETALIHKAVEQARGNVTAAARALGISRATVYRKIGQKIQPR, encoded by the coding sequence ATGAGACCTGCTCCGAACAGCCCCACCACTGATCTCCGACTAGCGGCCATCGATCACGCGCGTCGCATCGTGATTCAAGAGCGAGAAGCACTAACCGTCAACGGACTATCGCCGTGGGTGCAGCGCTCATGGCAGCGCTGTCTTAGCTTCGGGTTTCAGCCCGGCGAGGCGGTTCATTTCGACCTGCTGTCGCAAGCCGAGATGCACCGCACCATGGACGCCAACCGTCAGTTGGTGCAGACCGCTCGCCCATTGCTGGAAAAGCTGGGGCAAGCCATTTCAGGGACCGACTACTTCGCCATTCTGACCAATGCCAACGGCGTGGTCGTTGATGTCAACGGCCAAATTGACCGCTCGGACCGTCGCGCCAGTCTCATTACCCGCATTGGCGTCGATTTGTCAGAATCCAAAATTGGTACCAACGCCATTGGCTCGGCGTTGGCTGAACACCAACCCGTCTGGCTGCACCGGGGCGAACATTTTTTTAACGAAACATCTCACTACAGCTGTGCGGGCGCCCCCTTGTTTGGCCCCAACGGCGCCTGTGTTGGCATGCTGGATGTGACTGGTATTGATGCGGTGGAACGGCCCGAACTCAAACACCTGGTGGCCCAATGCGCCAGCAAGATTGAAAACGCGCTCTTACTTTCGAAGACGCACAGCCTGATGATTCGCCTGAATTGGCCCGGAAACACGATGGGCAGCGACGGCGATGGCATGCTGTGCCTTGATACCGATGGAATGGTCATGGGGGCCAATACCATCGCTCGGCAAATGGTGCCGAACCTGACCACGCCCAATCTTGGCGCGGTCCATGTCAGCGAATTGTTTGGTGTGCCGGCCGAATTTTTGTTTGATGCCGTGCGCCGTAGTGACCCCGGCATTGAAATCCCCTTGTGGAGTGGTCTGCGCCTTCAAGCACTCCCTGTGGAACGCCGTTACGAAGAACGTCAGACCGCAGGGGCGGTCCGACCCATGGTTGCCCAGCAACGCCCTCTCAAAGACATCGAAACCGCCCTGATTCATAAAGCGGTCGAGCAAGCTCGCGGCAACGTGACGGCTGCCGCACGCGCACTGGGCATCAGCCGCGCCACAGTTTACAGAAAGATTGGGCAAAAAATTCAACCCCGCTAG
- a CDS encoding alpha/beta fold hydrolase produces MNTLERNNVHVLGDTGPVLLYAHGFGCNQAMWNRITPAFEGTHRQVLFDYVGSGKSDLASFNPERYADLHGYAQDIIDVCDALDLRSGVTFVGHSVSSSIGLLASIARPELIERLVLVGPTPCFLNDPPDYLGGFEREDLEGLLALMEQNYIGWANYLAPVVSGAPGESPLTGELSESFCSTDPVIAKIFAQAALFSDNRADLEHVSRPCLILQHQIDALAPLRVGDYLHEHLKGSTLKVIEATGHCAHMSHPTLVIDAMKRYFADQGA; encoded by the coding sequence ATGAATACCCTTGAGCGCAACAACGTACACGTTTTGGGCGATACCGGCCCAGTCCTGCTGTACGCCCATGGCTTCGGGTGCAATCAAGCCATGTGGAACCGTATCACGCCAGCCTTTGAGGGTACGCACCGACAAGTGCTGTTTGACTACGTGGGCTCTGGAAAATCTGACTTGGCTTCCTTTAACCCAGAGCGCTACGCTGACCTCCACGGCTATGCGCAAGACATTATTGATGTATGCGACGCACTTGACCTGCGCAGCGGCGTCACGTTTGTGGGGCATTCTGTCAGCAGCAGCATAGGCTTGCTTGCCTCCATTGCCCGACCTGAATTGATTGAACGCTTGGTGTTGGTTGGACCCACACCCTGCTTCCTCAACGACCCACCTGACTACCTTGGCGGATTCGAGCGTGAAGACCTGGAAGGATTGCTGGCGTTGATGGAGCAAAACTACATTGGTTGGGCCAACTACTTGGCACCCGTTGTTTCTGGCGCTCCAGGCGAAAGCCCGTTGACTGGCGAACTCTCGGAGAGCTTCTGCTCAACCGACCCGGTCATCGCAAAAATTTTTGCGCAAGCCGCTTTATTCTCAGACAACAGGGCGGACTTGGAGCACGTATCACGGCCATGTTTAATTTTGCAGCACCAAATCGATGCCCTGGCCCCCCTCCGGGTTGGCGACTATTTGCACGAACACCTGAAGGGCAGCACCCTCAAAGTCATTGAAGCGACGGGCCACTGCGCGCACATGAGTCATCCGACTTTGGTGATTGACGCCATGAAACGCTACTTCGCAGACCAGGGCGCCTAG
- a CDS encoding substrate-binding domain-containing protein — MHRLQLHYTLSRDSSPAQVRNPLIDLLQAVSTQGSISGGARALGLSYRHVWGELKRWEGELGHELLVWEKGQSARLSEFGAKLMWAERQAQARLAPQIEALRGELERSFAQAFDDAVHVVTLYASHDDALSALREHALQPGRVAGATQLHLDIRFTGSVDAIRALNEGRCVMAGFHTLQNTVRKTLTERTYKPLLQPGLHKIIGFSQRTQGLMVHKGNPLNLHSLQDVAKREARYANRALGTGTRVVLDELLSQTEVSAQAIKGYDHSEPSHAAVAHAVASGQRDTGLGIAAAAERAGLDFVPLAQERYHLVCLKSALKQPGIEALLKLLKTPEWQAEVARMAGQSPLQSGEVLSLRRVLPWWDYRQQKQLIEALPAL; from the coding sequence GTGCATAGGCTTCAACTCCACTACACCCTCTCGCGTGACAGCAGCCCGGCGCAGGTGCGCAACCCTTTGATTGACTTGCTACAAGCCGTCAGCACGCAAGGGTCTATTTCAGGCGGGGCGCGGGCGCTGGGTTTGTCCTATCGCCATGTTTGGGGTGAACTGAAGCGCTGGGAAGGTGAGCTTGGCCATGAGTTGCTGGTGTGGGAGAAAGGTCAGTCTGCCCGCCTGAGCGAATTTGGCGCCAAGCTGATGTGGGCGGAGCGCCAGGCACAGGCCAGGCTGGCTCCACAAATTGAGGCTTTGCGTGGGGAGCTGGAGCGCAGTTTTGCCCAGGCCTTTGACGACGCCGTCCACGTGGTCACCTTGTACGCCAGCCACGACGACGCCCTTTCTGCCTTGCGCGAGCACGCCTTGCAGCCGGGTCGGGTGGCGGGTGCCACGCAACTTCACCTGGACATTCGCTTTACCGGCAGTGTGGACGCCATCCGCGCGCTCAACGAGGGACGGTGCGTGATGGCGGGTTTTCATACCCTCCAAAACACGGTCAGAAAAACGCTCACGGAACGCACCTACAAGCCATTGCTTCAACCGGGCTTGCACAAAATCATCGGTTTTTCCCAGCGCACCCAAGGCCTGATGGTGCACAAGGGAAACCCCTTGAACCTTCACTCCTTGCAGGACGTGGCCAAGCGTGAAGCACGTTACGCCAACCGCGCCCTAGGCACGGGCACCCGTGTGGTGCTGGACGAGCTATTGAGCCAAACCGAGGTCAGCGCACAGGCCATCAAGGGCTACGACCATAGCGAGCCGTCTCATGCCGCCGTGGCTCATGCCGTGGCCTCGGGCCAGCGTGACACGGGTCTGGGCATTGCGGCTGCCGCTGAGCGCGCCGGGTTGGACTTTGTGCCCCTGGCGCAGGAGCGTTACCACCTGGTATGTCTTAAGTCGGCATTGAAGCAACCCGGCATCGAGGCCTTGCTGAAACTCCTGAAAACGCCGGAATGGCAGGCCGAAGTGGCCCGTATGGCGGGCCAGTCACCCCTGCAAAGTGGCGAAGTTTTGTCGTTGAGGCGGGTGCTTCCCTGGTGGGACTACCGCCAACAAAAACAGCTTATTGAAGCGCTGCCTGCTCTTTGA
- a CDS encoding sensor domain-containing diguanylate cyclase: MTVGADETVVSVNLAFTDITGYAAEEMMGRVPRVLDAAHHEPTEYEVMRTALESTGHWEGEVWERRKDGDTYMAWQSISMIRGADGKAARYVSVFSDITARWKTNERTKHLALHDPLTGLPNRHLLLERLDQSMARAQREGRNLALFFVDLDGFKSINDQWGHAAGDEVLKFVTNTLLDTLRTTDTVARLGGDEFVLLFENPANQEEVAHLAERVIAAIKLPPSLQQTDSRIGASIGIAMLGVHAKSVGQLVKNADSAMYAAKAAGKSRFLFFTPAVQSDR; the protein is encoded by the coding sequence ATGACTGTTGGCGCGGATGAAACAGTGGTGTCCGTCAACTTGGCTTTCACCGATATCACCGGCTACGCGGCTGAGGAGATGATGGGTCGCGTGCCCAGAGTGCTGGACGCCGCCCATCACGAGCCCACTGAGTATGAAGTGATGAGGACAGCGCTTGAATCCACAGGTCACTGGGAAGGGGAAGTCTGGGAACGTCGGAAGGACGGTGACACCTACATGGCCTGGCAGAGCATCTCGATGATTCGCGGGGCTGACGGCAAGGCGGCGCGCTATGTATCGGTATTCAGCGACATCACGGCGAGATGGAAGACGAATGAACGCACGAAACATCTGGCGCTTCACGACCCACTCACTGGGCTCCCGAACCGCCACCTTTTATTGGAGCGACTCGATCAATCCATGGCACGGGCGCAACGAGAGGGACGAAATCTCGCACTATTTTTTGTCGATCTTGACGGATTCAAATCAATCAATGACCAATGGGGACACGCGGCGGGAGATGAAGTGTTGAAATTTGTGACCAACACCCTTTTAGACACTCTGCGAACCACTGACACGGTGGCGCGCTTGGGTGGAGACGAGTTTGTTTTGCTGTTTGAGAACCCGGCAAACCAGGAGGAAGTGGCGCATTTGGCTGAACGAGTGATTGCAGCCATCAAGCTCCCGCCAAGCCTTCAGCAAACGGATTCCCGCATCGGCGCCTCGATTGGCATTGCCATGCTTGGCGTTCACGCCAAAAGTGTGGGCCAACTCGTGAAGAACGCGGATTCCGCCATGTATGCCGCCAAAGCGGCAGGCAAAAGCAGATTCCTGTTCTTCACCCCAGCCGTGCAATCGGATCGTTGA
- a CDS encoding ATP-binding cassette domain-containing protein — MNPVCQLTLACVHFGRAERAVHALTDVSLSIRPGERVALVGANGCGKSTLLRVLHGLASPSSGRMTRDPLARQAMLFQRPHLLRLSVQSNIALGLWLRGTAWRDAKPLALAALAKVGLSDLALRPARKLSGGQQQRVALAQAWALSPQVLFLDEPTASLDPHAKRDVEALIESFADQSSAMTLVFASHNLGQVKRLASRVIYLEQGRVLADLPVNDFFSGPLLQTHYPEAHSFIKGETA; from the coding sequence GTGAATCCGGTCTGCCAGTTGACCTTAGCGTGCGTCCACTTCGGCCGGGCCGAGCGTGCCGTGCACGCGCTGACTGACGTGAGTTTGAGTATTCGCCCAGGAGAGCGCGTGGCCTTGGTGGGCGCCAATGGTTGTGGAAAAAGCACCTTGCTGCGGGTGTTGCATGGCTTGGCGTCGCCAAGTTCCGGGCGCATGACGCGAGATCCGCTAGCCCGCCAGGCCATGCTGTTCCAACGACCCCATTTGCTGCGCCTGTCCGTGCAAAGCAATATTGCACTGGGGCTTTGGCTGCGCGGCACGGCGTGGCGGGACGCCAAACCGTTGGCGCTGGCGGCGCTGGCCAAAGTGGGTTTGAGTGACCTAGCGTTGCGCCCGGCGCGCAAATTGTCAGGCGGGCAGCAGCAGCGTGTGGCCCTGGCCCAGGCCTGGGCACTCAGTCCGCAGGTGCTGTTTCTTGACGAGCCAACGGCCAGCTTGGACCCCCATGCCAAGCGGGATGTGGAGGCGTTGATTGAGTCGTTTGCCGATCAGTCCTCTGCCATGACCCTCGTGTTCGCCAGCCACAACCTTGGACAGGTCAAGCGCCTGGCTAGCCGGGTGATTTACCTGGAGCAGGGCCGGGTACTGGCGGACCTGCCCGTCAACGATTTTTTCAGCGGGCCCTTGCTGCAAACGCATTACCCCGAAGCCCATTCATTTATCAAAGGTGAAACCGCATGA
- the modC gene encoding molybdenum ABC transporter ATP-binding protein: protein MSATGHSDVIRLKAALSRRAFSLDIDLALPAKGITALFGASGSGKTTCLRVLAGLEPQATGSVSVHGVTWQDSAQRLFRPVHKRALGYVFQEASLFEHLQVEDNLKFGFKRTPRQDQQHRWDHLLDLLGITYLLSRWPHELSGGERQRVAIARALATSPQLLLMDEPLAALDAARKSEILPYLARLPGELGIPIIYVSHSIDEVARLADHLVLLDAGRVTANGPTDEVLTRLDCTLAHGDTAGAVITVQVTGHDTSDHLSTTRFPGGLLTIPMQSKEIGQRLRIRVQARDVSLTLTEQTGTSILNRIKATVMALSPDSPGQTMVALDAGGVTLLARVTLRSARLLDLSPGKSVVAQIKGVAILN, encoded by the coding sequence ATGAGCGCAACCGGCCACTCCGACGTGATTCGACTCAAGGCGGCGCTCTCACGCAGAGCGTTTTCGCTGGACATTGACTTGGCACTCCCGGCGAAAGGCATCACCGCCCTGTTTGGCGCATCCGGATCGGGGAAAACCACCTGCTTACGCGTCCTGGCTGGACTGGAACCACAGGCCACCGGCTCTGTCAGCGTGCATGGAGTGACCTGGCAGGACAGCGCCCAACGCCTTTTTAGACCGGTCCACAAAAGGGCACTGGGCTACGTGTTTCAGGAAGCCAGCTTGTTTGAGCATTTGCAAGTCGAGGACAACCTGAAATTCGGTTTCAAACGCACCCCAAGGCAAGACCAGCAACACCGCTGGGACCACTTGCTAGACCTTCTGGGCATCACCTATTTGCTGTCGCGCTGGCCACATGAGTTGTCAGGCGGAGAGCGTCAGCGCGTCGCCATCGCCCGCGCTTTGGCAACCAGCCCTCAACTGCTGCTGATGGATGAGCCATTGGCTGCACTTGATGCGGCCCGCAAGTCAGAAATTTTGCCCTACCTGGCAAGACTGCCCGGCGAGTTGGGCATTCCCATCATCTACGTCAGCCACTCCATTGACGAGGTCGCCCGGCTAGCCGACCACCTGGTATTGCTGGACGCAGGCCGTGTCACAGCCAACGGCCCTACGGACGAGGTATTGACCCGGCTGGATTGCACCCTCGCCCATGGCGACACCGCAGGTGCAGTGATCACGGTCCAAGTTACTGGCCATGACACGAGCGACCACCTGAGCACAACCCGATTCCCGGGCGGCCTGTTGACGATTCCCATGCAGAGTAAAGAAATTGGCCAGCGTTTGCGAATTCGCGTTCAGGCGCGTGATGTGAGCCTGACACTCACCGAGCAAACGGGCACCAGCATCCTGAACCGGATCAAAGCCACCGTCATGGCGCTGTCACCGGACAGCCCCGGACAAACGATGGTGGCTCTGGACGCGGGCGGTGTCACCCTGCTGGCTCGGGTGACCCTGAGATCTGCCCGACTTCTCGACCTCTCGCCGGGCAAAAGCGTTGTTGCGCAAATCAAAGGGGTTGCGATTTTGAATTAG
- a CDS encoding PAS domain-containing protein, producing the protein MLATDGAGRVLAANYELLRLTEGTLVEWRLKTLDDLVPPASRIFLQTHVWPMLLTQGSVQEIQLQLLGATGQRVPILVNSKKGILDGAECYYWVLFVSLERSRFEGELLKARNFAQTSSQALAKSERFIKTVTDGLPGMIAYWDKDLVCRFANKPYEQVFSKTPNSAVGSTMIELLGQPVTALNQPHIDKVLQGRPEQFERPFEKSDGKQAYLLATYIPDFDSKSAVIGFFVLMNDITLLKKSEVELKLAASVFDSISDGRHDCWRG; encoded by the coding sequence GTGCTTGCTACAGATGGTGCGGGTCGCGTGCTCGCGGCTAATTACGAGCTGCTGCGCTTGACAGAAGGCACCCTCGTTGAGTGGCGCTTGAAGACGTTGGACGACTTAGTGCCGCCCGCCAGCCGAATTTTCTTGCAGACCCATGTATGGCCAATGCTGCTGACCCAAGGCTCGGTACAGGAGATCCAGTTGCAATTGCTGGGCGCAACGGGTCAACGAGTGCCCATTCTCGTCAACAGCAAAAAGGGCATATTGGACGGCGCTGAATGCTATTACTGGGTGCTTTTCGTCTCTCTTGAGCGCAGTCGATTCGAAGGCGAACTGCTCAAAGCACGAAACTTTGCCCAAACGTCTTCGCAGGCGTTGGCAAAAAGCGAACGCTTTATCAAAACGGTGACAGACGGGCTTCCCGGCATGATCGCGTATTGGGACAAAGACTTGGTCTGCCGATTCGCCAACAAGCCCTACGAACAAGTATTTTCCAAAACACCGAACTCCGCCGTGGGTTCAACCATGATCGAACTGCTGGGCCAGCCCGTTACGGCCCTCAATCAACCCCACATTGACAAAGTTTTGCAAGGTCGACCGGAACAGTTTGAGCGCCCGTTTGAGAAATCAGACGGAAAGCAGGCGTATTTACTCGCCACTTACATTCCGGACTTCGACTCAAAATCAGCAGTTATTGGATTTTTCGTGCTGATGAATGACATCACCCTGCTCAAGAAGTCGGAAGTTGAACTGAAACTGGCGGCCAGCGTGTTTGACAGCATCAGTGATGGGCGTCATGACTGTTGGCGCGGATGA
- a CDS encoding substrate-binding domain-containing protein produces MTQKLLFKKFKSFKPLALMQYAVVATFLIAYPGVQAQSVVVASTTSTEQSGLFGYLLPEFKKAQGLDVKVVALGTGQALDMGRRGDADVLFVHDQVAEEKIVADGFAVKRFPVMYNDFVLVGPASDPAKTRGNDIVEALKKVASTNHAFISRGDKSGTHAAELRFWKMAAVPDAKGSGYKECGCGMGPALNIASSTGAYALTDRGTWLNFKNRGDLAVLVEGDKRLFNQYGVMLVNPTKHPHVKAADGQKFIDWVVSPIGQAVIASYKIGGEQLFFPNAER; encoded by the coding sequence ATGACCCAGAAGTTGCTATTTAAAAAATTCAAGTCTTTTAAGCCTCTGGCGTTAATGCAGTATGCGGTGGTAGCTACGTTTTTGATAGCGTATCCAGGCGTTCAGGCTCAGTCGGTTGTGGTGGCTTCAACGACCTCTACCGAGCAGTCAGGCCTCTTTGGCTACCTGCTGCCTGAATTCAAGAAGGCCCAAGGGCTGGATGTGAAAGTGGTGGCCTTGGGCACCGGGCAGGCCCTGGACATGGGGCGCCGCGGAGATGCCGATGTGCTGTTTGTGCATGACCAGGTGGCCGAAGAAAAAATCGTGGCCGACGGGTTTGCGGTGAAGCGCTTTCCCGTGATGTACAACGACTTTGTTCTGGTCGGTCCGGCATCTGACCCCGCCAAGACGAGGGGCAACGATATTGTGGAAGCGCTCAAAAAAGTCGCCTCGACCAACCACGCATTCATCTCGCGCGGTGACAAGAGTGGCACCCATGCCGCGGAGCTGAGGTTTTGGAAGATGGCGGCCGTGCCGGACGCCAAGGGGTCAGGCTACAAAGAGTGTGGCTGCGGCATGGGTCCGGCACTGAACATAGCCTCCAGCACGGGGGCTTATGCGTTGACCGATCGGGGCACTTGGTTGAACTTCAAAAATAGGGGTGATTTGGCGGTGTTGGTGGAAGGGGACAAGCGCTTGTTCAACCAATACGGCGTGATGCTGGTCAACCCCACCAAGCACCCGCACGTGAAGGCGGCAGACGGCCAGAAGTTCATTGACTGGGTGGTTTCTCCCATCGGCCAAGCCGTGATCGCCAGTTACAAAATCGGTGGCGAGCAACTGTTCTTTCCGAACGCTGAGAGGTAG
- the modA gene encoding molybdate ABC transporter substrate-binding protein: MTVLTKLSKAGAIAIAAVLLSAGSTHAEVAHVAVASNFAEPIKALAISLEKTTGHQIKVTLGATGKFFAQIKNGAPFDALLAANAETPAALELDGFAQPGSRFTYATGRLVLWSADPVLVDGKGDVLRQGKFRKLAYAAPKVAPYGAAAVQVMENLGLQTLLAPKLVQGESIGQTFSFVFTGNAELGFVAMSQVLEGGQLKSGSMWEIPQPLYNPIAQDAVLLKRGANNPAAQALMALLKTQASKDLIRSYGYAP, translated from the coding sequence ATGACCGTACTGACGAAACTCTCCAAAGCCGGTGCCATTGCCATTGCGGCGGTACTTCTCAGTGCCGGCAGCACCCATGCCGAGGTCGCTCATGTGGCCGTTGCTTCCAACTTCGCCGAGCCCATCAAAGCACTTGCCATCTCCTTGGAAAAAACCACCGGGCACCAGATCAAAGTCACGCTAGGCGCAACCGGAAAATTTTTCGCTCAAATCAAAAATGGTGCGCCGTTTGATGCCTTGCTGGCGGCCAATGCCGAGACCCCGGCTGCCCTTGAGTTGGATGGCTTTGCACAGCCAGGCAGCCGATTCACCTACGCCACAGGGCGCTTGGTACTCTGGTCAGCCGATCCAGTCTTGGTAGACGGCAAAGGCGACGTTTTGCGCCAAGGGAAGTTTCGCAAGCTGGCCTACGCCGCGCCAAAGGTTGCCCCTTATGGCGCTGCCGCCGTGCAGGTCATGGAAAACCTGGGACTGCAAACCCTTTTGGCACCCAAACTGGTTCAAGGCGAAAGCATTGGTCAGACCTTCAGCTTCGTCTTCACCGGCAATGCCGAGTTGGGCTTTGTGGCCATGTCTCAGGTGCTGGAAGGTGGTCAGCTCAAATCAGGCTCCATGTGGGAAATCCCCCAACCACTTTACAACCCCATCGCGCAGGATGCGGTGCTACTCAAGCGTGGTGCCAACAACCCGGCTGCCCAGGCGCTGATGGCCCTGCTTAAAACCCAGGCCAGCAAAGACCTGATTCGCAGCTACGGCTACGCGCCATAA
- a CDS encoding 4Fe-4S dicluster domain-containing protein, producing MQKVLHINADKCTGCLQCEMACSFENYGTFATAKSRIKVFDFHHTGKKVPYTCTQCDEAWCLHACPVEAITVDKLTGAKVVNESTCVGCKVCTIACPFGTINYVQETGKVQKCDLCGGEPACAEACPTGAITFIDANWTGLGKMAQWAEKLGNQPSAA from the coding sequence ATGCAAAAAGTGTTGCATATCAATGCAGACAAGTGCACCGGTTGTTTACAGTGTGAGATGGCCTGTTCCTTTGAGAATTACGGCACATTCGCCACAGCGAAATCCCGAATTAAGGTGTTTGACTTTCACCACACGGGAAAAAAAGTGCCTTATACCTGCACCCAGTGCGACGAGGCGTGGTGCTTGCACGCATGTCCGGTAGAAGCCATTACTGTGGACAAGCTTACCGGCGCCAAGGTCGTGAATGAGTCCACCTGCGTGGGCTGCAAGGTGTGCACCATTGCCTGTCCATTTGGCACCATCAATTACGTTCAAGAAACCGGCAAGGTCCAGAAGTGTGACCTTTGCGGGGGCGAACCAGCCTGCGCGGAAGCGTGCCCCACCGGCGCCATCACTTTCATCGACGCCAACTGGACAGGGCTGGGCAAGATGGCTCAATGGGCGGAAAAATTGGGCAACCAGCCTTCGGCTGCGTAA
- the modB gene encoding molybdate ABC transporter permease subunit — translation MLTSADLQAIGLTLRVAALTTLILLIVGTPLAWWLARTKSWMKRPLSAIVALPIVLPPSVLGFYLLVLMGPQGPVGQWTQSLGLGLLPFSFSGLVVASVFYSLPFMVQPIQTAMEALGDRPLEVAATLRASPLDTFFSVVLPLCKPGLISGVIMSFAHTVGEFGVVLMVGGNIPGVTRVVSVQIYDHVEAMEYADAHRLAAIMLGFSFVVLLALFTYNGTRRKGVST, via the coding sequence ATGCTCACCAGCGCCGACTTGCAAGCCATTGGCCTCACCTTGCGTGTGGCTGCACTGACTACTCTCATTTTGCTGATCGTCGGTACGCCGCTGGCCTGGTGGCTGGCCCGCACCAAGTCATGGATGAAGCGCCCCTTGAGTGCCATCGTGGCCTTGCCCATCGTGCTGCCACCGTCGGTGTTGGGTTTCTATTTGCTGGTGCTAATGGGACCACAAGGCCCAGTGGGGCAGTGGACCCAATCACTGGGCCTGGGTTTGTTGCCGTTTTCGTTTTCAGGCTTGGTAGTCGCCTCCGTCTTCTATTCCCTGCCTTTCATGGTGCAACCCATCCAAACCGCAATGGAAGCCTTGGGGGACCGGCCCCTTGAGGTGGCAGCCACATTGCGAGCATCGCCACTGGACACTTTTTTCAGCGTGGTTTTGCCACTCTGCAAACCGGGACTGATTTCCGGCGTCATCATGAGTTTTGCTCATACGGTGGGAGAGTTTGGAGTGGTACTGATGGTGGGCGGCAACATTCCTGGCGTGACCCGGGTGGTATCGGTACAAATCTATGATCACGTTGAGGCAATGGAATACGCCGATGCGCACCGTTTGGCAGCCATCATGCTCGGGTTCTCCTTTGTCGTTTTGCTCGCTTTGTTTACCTACAACGGCACCCGGCGCAAAGGAGTGTCGACATGA
- a CDS encoding ABC transporter permease, protein MNSLTDSVVAALQLIASLDAGLLAIVGRSLAVSATACLLACVLGLGLGAWLGVARFPGRGAVQALLNTFLAVPSVVVGLVVYLLLSRTGPLGFLGWLFSFQAMVLAQALLVLPVVTALTRQAVEDAENTHGEQLRSLGARPMLRSLLLAWDERYAMLTVVIASFGRAISEVGAVMIVGGNIDGFTRVMTTAIALETSKGDLPLALGLGLVLLGVVLFLNALISVLRYWRERSEYAERPGVSLGATYVKPEASAPRSVMESSS, encoded by the coding sequence ATGAATTCCTTGACCGATAGCGTGGTGGCCGCGCTTCAACTCATTGCGTCGCTGGATGCGGGCCTGCTGGCCATCGTCGGCCGGTCGCTGGCCGTTAGTGCGACGGCCTGCTTGCTCGCCTGCGTGCTCGGCTTGGGGCTGGGCGCCTGGCTTGGTGTGGCCCGTTTTCCAGGCCGGGGCGCGGTGCAGGCGCTGTTGAACACGTTTTTGGCTGTGCCCTCGGTGGTGGTCGGTCTGGTGGTTTATTTGTTGTTGTCCCGCACCGGGCCGCTGGGTTTTTTGGGGTGGTTGTTTTCCTTCCAGGCCATGGTGCTTGCGCAAGCCTTGCTGGTCTTGCCGGTGGTGACGGCGCTAACGCGGCAGGCTGTTGAAGATGCAGAAAATACCCATGGCGAGCAACTCCGCTCCTTGGGCGCGCGACCCATGTTGCGCAGCTTGTTGCTGGCTTGGGATGAGCGCTACGCCATGCTGACCGTTGTCATTGCGTCGTTTGGCAGGGCGATCTCCGAGGTGGGTGCGGTGATGATTGTGGGCGGTAATATTGATGGTTTTACTCGCGTGATGACCACCGCCATTGCCCTCGAAACCAGCAAAGGCGATTTGCCGCTGGCCTTGGGCTTGGGGCTGGTGTTGCTGGGGGTAGTACTGTTTTTGAACGCGCTGATTTCCGTCTTACGGTACTGGCGCGAGCGCTCTGAATACGCTGAACGTCCGGGCGTGTCCCTAGGTGCCACTTACGTCAAGCCGGAGGCTTCTGCCCCCCGGTCAGTCATGGAGAGCTCGTCGTGA